A stretch of Ciconia boyciana chromosome 18, ASM3463844v1, whole genome shotgun sequence DNA encodes these proteins:
- the ASB6 gene encoding ankyrin repeat and SOCS box protein 6: protein MPFLHGFRRIIFEYQPLVDEILGLLAIQDAERQSALESPACLGSDRSQLSAVRRVLERETHSPFYQEGVSYALLKVTELGLVPAAEILLEFGADLSFEDPVTYYTPLHIAVLRNQPDMVELLVRHGADINRRDRIHESSPLDLASEEPERLPCLQRLLQLGADVNAADKNGKTALLHALASSDGVQIHNTESIRLLLEGGADVRATTKDGDTVFTYVIFLLGEMVCSNTEEAQVINRFCFRVTQLLLAHGANPSECPAPESLTHLCFKSFKRHFPLLRFLLESGAAYNCSLHGPSCWSGFHIIFECLCSHLSVSEDDSFSTDLIQKGQTLLELMMASSQAIHLPSNFEVNISSCRYHEEKIRTLFCSLKQLERSPQALKHLCRVFIRQRLKPWPVDVKIKALPLPDRLKWYLLIDHTAAGHEDL from the exons ATGCCTTTCCTGCACGGCTTCCGCAGGATCATCTTTGAGTATCAGCCCCTGGTAGACGAGATCTTGGGGTTGCTGGCGATACAGGATGCGGAAAGGCAGAGCGCCCTTGAGAG CCCTGCCTGTCTGGGCAGCGACAGGAGCCAGCTCTCGGCTGTGAGGCGAGTCTTGGAAAGGGAGACCCACTCCCCATTTTATCAGGAAGGTGTGAGCTATGCCCTGCTGAAGGTCACCGAGCTAGGGCTCGTCCCCGCTGCAGAAATCCTCCTGGAGTTTGGGGCTGACCTCAGCTTTGAAG ATCCAGTCACCTACTACACCCCCCTGCACATCGCAGTGCTCCGCAACCAGCCGGATATGGTGGAGCTCCTGGTGCGCCACGGGGCTGACATCAATCGCAGAGACCGG ATCCATGAGAGCAGTCCCCTTGATCTGGCCAGCGAGGAGCCCGAGCGGTTGCCGTGCCTCCAGCGGCTTCTTCAGCTGGGGGCTGATGTCAACGCAGCTGACAAAAATG GAAAGACAGCGCTGTTGCATGCCCTGGCCAGCAGTGACGGTGTCCAGATCCACAACACTGAGAGCATCCGTCTCCTGTTGGAAGGAG GTGCGGACGTCAGAGCCACCACCAAAGATGGTGACACTGTCTTTACCTACGTCATCTTCCTGCTGGGAGAGATGGTGTGCAGCAACACTGAGGAGGCACAGGTGATCAATCGCTTCTGCTTTCGTgtcacacagctgctgctggcccacGGTGCCAACCCCAGCGAGTGCCCGGCCCCCGAGTCCCTCACCCACCTCTGCTTCAAAAGCTTCAAACGCCACTTCCCGCTGCTGCGTTTCTTGCTGGAGTCGGGTGCTGCCTACAACTGTTCCCTCCACGGTCCCTCATGCTGGTCGGGCTTCCACATCATCTTCGAGTGCCTCTGCTcgcacctcagtgtctctgaAGATGACAGCTTCTCTACAGACCTCATCCAGAAGGGTCAGACTCTGCTGGAGCTCATGATGGCCAGTTCACAAGCCATCCACCTGCCCAGCAACTTTGAGGTTAACATCAGCAGCTGTAGGTACCACGAGGAGAAGATCAGAActctcttctgctctctgaAGCAGCTGGAGCGCTCCCCGCAGGCATTGAAACATCTCTGCAGGGTGTTTATCCGGCAGCGTCTTAAACCGTGGCCAGTAGATGTCAAAATCAAGGCTCTACCTCTTCCAGACAGGCTGAAGTGGTACCTCCTCATTGACCACACTGCTGCCGGGCACGAGGACCTCTGA
- the NTMT1 gene encoding N-terminal Xaa-Pro-Lys N-methyltransferase 1 codes for MTSEVVENEFEFYSKAKKYWKDVPATVDGMLGGYGHISSIDINSSRKFLQRFLRDGPNRTGTTRALDCGAGIGRITKRLLLPLFKTVDMVDVTEDFLTKAKSYLGEEGRRVHNYFCCGLQDFSPEPNSYDVIWIQWVIGHLTDNHLSDFLKRCRAGLRPNGIVVIKDNMAQEGVIMDDVDSSVCRDLDVVHKIIRRAGLHLLAEERQENFPDEIYHVYTFAMR; via the exons ATGACGAGCGAGGTGGTGGAGAACGAGTTTGAGTTTTACTCCAAGGCAAAGAAGTACTGGAAGGACGTGCCCGCCACGGTGGATGGCATGCTGGGGGGCTATGGCCACATCTCTAGCATCGACATCAACAGCTCCAGGAAGTTCCTGCAGAGGTTTCTGCGG GATGGCCCCAACCGGACGGGGACAACCCGTGCTCTGGACTGCGGGGCGGGCATCGGCCGGATCACCAAGCGGCTGCTGCTACCTCTCTTCAAGACGGTGGACATGGTGGACGTGACGGAGGACTTCCTCACCAAGGCTAAGAGCTacctgggagaggagggcaggcGGGTGCACAACTACTTCTGCTGCGGCCTCCAGGACTTCAGCCCCGAGCCAAACTCCTACGATGTCATCTGGATCCAGTGGGTCATCG gACACCTCACAGACAACCACCTCTCTGACTTCCTGAAGCGGTGCCGTGCTGGCCTGCGGCCCAACGGCATCGTGGTCATCAAGGACAACATGGCTCAGGAGGGTGTGATCATGGATGATGTGGACAGCAGCGTCTGCCGGGACCTGGATGTGGTCCATAAGATCATCCGCCGAGCTGGGCTGCACCTCCTGGCCGAGGAGCGTCAGGAGAACTTCCCTGATGAGATCTACCACGTCTACACCTTTGCCATGAGATGA